One bacterium genomic window, ACTAATAATTAATTTTTTAATTTTATTTTCAACCCCCACCCCCCAATCTTGGGGGCTTTAATAAGGAATTAGGATTGTGGCATTCAAAATGACCAACAATATATATTATACGAGGACGATGAAAATTGAGCATAGAGATTAGCAAGAGTGCAGGTTCTAATTCACTAATTCACTAATCTCTAATTAACTATTTTCAGGAGAGTTAAAATGATTGAATTTCGTTATCTAACTAAAATTTATAATCACGGCATTCGGGCATTGAATAATATTACTTTTAAAATTGAGCGAGGGGAATTTGTCTTTTTGGTTGGACACTCTGGAGCAGGCAAAACTACCCTTTTACGAATGCTTTATGTCGATGAACGACCAAGCTCTGGATTTGTCTTCGTCGCCAATAAAGATGTTGGTAATATGCCTGAGCGAAATATACCTTATTTACGAAGACGAATTGGCATTGTATTTCAAGATTTTAAATTGTTATATTCAAAGTCAGTTTTTGACAATGTTGCTTTTGCCTTACGAGTAACCGGGATTAATGAATCTGAGGTTTATAAAAGAACGATTAAGGCATTAAATATCGTGGAATTGACTCAAAAAAAATCCTGTCTTCCACATGAATTATCCGGCGGAGAACAACAACGGGTTGCAATTGCCAGGGCAATAATAAATGACCCAACTATCCTCTTAGCTGATGAACCTACAGGAAATTTAGATGCACAATTGACTGATGGAATTATAAATCTATTTCTGAATGCTAATCAACAGGGAACAACCGTAATAATCGCCACGCATAACCTGGATTTAGCCACAAGATATGGCGGGAGAATAATTCATCTCGCCAATGGTGAGATAGTTGAAAATGGAGTTTTGGTATGATTAAATATTTTGTTAAAGAGGCCCTCTTGAATTTTAAACGAGCAGGTTTAATGAGTTATGCCAGTATTGGAATAATCACTATTACCCTATTCATCTTAAGCCTGTTTTTACTATTTACAACTAATGTGAAAGGAATAGTTGATATCTTTTTAGTCAAAAGGACATCAATTATCGTTTATCTAAAAAGTGGATTGTCTGAAACAGAAATTATTGAATTTGAGAAAATAATAGGAGAGAAAGAAGAGGTCAGTCAGGTAATTTATATTTCAAAAGAAGAGGCTCTCCAAAAATTTAGAGAGAATTTAGGAGAAAAGAAGGATATTTTGAATAACCTCCCCTGTAATCCATTACCAAATTATTTAGAGGTTAAGTTAAAGGGTAGCAAGTTTATCTGGGATGAAGTAGGTAAAATAGCTGAGGAACTCAAAAAATCTGAATTAGTCACTGAGGTAGATTATGGACAAAGAGTAGTAAATATCCTGGCTAAAATTACTTATGGATTAAGAATAATAATTCTCGGCGTAGGTATTATTTTATGTATAGCGACTTTAATAATTATCTCAAATACCATTGAATTAGGACTTTTTGCCCGAGGAGAGGAAATAACCATTATGAGATTAGTTGGGGCAACTAATTGGTTTATTCGTTTCCCGGCATTAATCGAAGGAACATTACAAGGAATAATAAGTGGAGGAATGGCTATTGGGTTATTATGGTTCATTTATAAATTTATTATATTCAAATTATGGATATCTGATGCCTTTTTTCAACTTATACCGATTAAATTTCTTCCTGTAGAATCCATATTAGGCATACTTTCAGCCAGTGCTGTTCTGGGATGTCTGGGAAGTTTTCTTTCTTTACATTATTTCTTAAAATCGAAAAAATAACAATTGGTAATTGGTAACTGGTAATTAGCTACCAATTTAACCAGTTACCAAGAAATAAGGGAGGATTTTTGAAAATGAGAGGATATAAAATCTTTAGTTTAATCTTATCTTTTT contains:
- the ftsE gene encoding cell division ATP-binding protein FtsE, which translates into the protein MIEFRYLTKIYNHGIRALNNITFKIERGEFVFLVGHSGAGKTTLLRMLYVDERPSSGFVFVANKDVGNMPERNIPYLRRRIGIVFQDFKLLYSKSVFDNVAFALRVTGINESEVYKRTIKALNIVELTQKKSCLPHELSGGEQQRVAIARAIINDPTILLADEPTGNLDAQLTDGIINLFLNANQQGTTVIIATHNLDLATRYGGRIIHLANGEIVENGVLV
- the ftsX gene encoding permease-like cell division protein FtsX translates to MIKYFVKEALLNFKRAGLMSYASIGIITITLFILSLFLLFTTNVKGIVDIFLVKRTSIIVYLKSGLSETEIIEFEKIIGEKEEVSQVIYISKEEALQKFRENLGEKKDILNNLPCNPLPNYLEVKLKGSKFIWDEVGKIAEELKKSELVTEVDYGQRVVNILAKITYGLRIIILGVGIILCIATLIIISNTIELGLFARGEEITIMRLVGATNWFIRFPALIEGTLQGIISGGMAIGLLWFIYKFIIFKLWISDAFFQLIPIKFLPVESILGILSASAVLGCLGSFLSLHYFLKSKK